In a single window of the Acyrthosiphon pisum isolate AL4f chromosome X, pea_aphid_22Mar2018_4r6ur, whole genome shotgun sequence genome:
- the LOC100168951 gene encoding AP-2 complex subunit mu has protein sequence MIGGLFMYNHKGEVLISRVYRDDIGRNAVDAFRVNVIHARQQVRSPVTNIARTSFFHIRRANIWLAAVTKQNVNGAMVFEFLIRFTQVMQSYFGKINEENIKNNFVLIYELLDEILDFGYPQNCDTGVLKTFITQTGVKSQSKEEQMQITSQVTGQIGWRREGIKYRRNELFLDVLEYVNLLMSPQGQVLSAHVAGRILMKSYLSGMPECKFGINDKIVMESKGTKILDDTGSRTASGKPVVVIDDCQFHQCVKLSKFETEHSISFIPPDGEFELMRYRTTKDISLPFRVIPLVREVGRTRMEVKAVLKSNFKPSLLGQKIEVKIPTPLNTAGVQLLCLKGKAKYKASDNAIVWKIKRMAGMKETQLSAEIDLLETDTKKKWTRPPISMNFEVPFAPSGFKVRYLKVFEPKLNYSDHDVVKWVRYIGRSGLYETRC, from the coding sequence ATGATCGGCGGTCTGTTCATGTACAACCACAAGGGTGAGGTGCTGATATCGCGAGTGTACCGCGACGACATCGGCCGCAACGCCGTGGACGCGTTCCGCGTGAACGTCATACACGCCCGCCAGCAGGTCCGCTCGCCGGTCACCAACATTGCGCGCACGTCGTTCTTTCACATCCGCCGGGCCAACATCTGGCTGGCCGCGGTCACCAAGCAGAACGTCAATGGTGCCATGGTATTCGAGTTCCTCATACGGTTCACACAGGTCATGCAGTCGTACTTCGGCAAGATCAACGAGGAGAACATCAAAAACAACTTTGTGCTCATCTACGAGCTGCTCGACGAGATACTCGACTTTGGGTATCCGCAGAACTGCGACACGGGCGTGCTCAAGACGTTCATCACGCAGACGGGCGTCAAGTCCCAGAGCAAAGAGGAGCAGATGCAAATCACGTCCCAGGTCACTGGCCAGATCGGATGGCGGCGCGAAGGCATAAAGTACCGCCGTAACGAGCTATTCCTCGACGTGCTCGAGTATGTCAATCTGCTCATGTCACCTCAGGGACAGGTGTTATCCGCGCATGTTGCAGGCCGCATACTCATGAAGTCCTACCTGAGCGGCATGCCCGAATGCAAGTTTGGTATCAACGATAAGATCGTCATGGAGTCCAAGGGCACCAAGATCCTTGATGACACGGGCTCGAGAACTGCCTCTGGCAAACCAGTCGTTGTCATTGACGACTGTCAGTTTCATCAGTGTGTAAAACTTTCTAAATTTGAAACCGAACATTCCATAAGCTTCATTCCACCCGATGGTGAATTTGAGTTGATGCGTTACCGTACTACTAAAGATATATCATTGCCGTTCAGGGTTATACCGTTGGTGAGAGAAGTGGGGCGTACTCGTATGGAAGTAAAAGCTGTATTGAAGTCTAATTTCAAACCCTCCTTGTTAGGACAAAAAATAGAAGTCAAGATTCCCACTCCCTTGAATACTGCCGGTGTTCAATTATTGTGTCTAAAAGGTAAAGCCAAGTACAAGGCTTCAGATAACGCAATTGTGTGGAAAATTAAGAGGATGGCAGGCATGAAAGAAACTCAGCTCTCAGCTGAAATTGATCTTTTAGAAACGGACACTAAGAAAAAATGGACAAGACCCCCAATTTCAATGAATTTTGAGGTACCATTTGCTCCTTCTGGATTCAAAGTCagatatttaaaagttttcgaGCCAAAGTTGAATTATTCCGACCACGATGTTGTCAAATGGGTTCGTTATATTGGGCGAAGTGGATTGTATGAAACTAGGTGTTAA
- the LOC100162586 gene encoding DDB1- and CUL4-associated factor 7, with protein MAVHGSTPKRKEIYKHEAPWPLYSMNWSVRPDKRFRLAIGSFVEEYNNKVQIVSLDEEVSEFSPKSTFDHPYPTTKIMWIPDSKGVFPDLLATSGDYLRIWRAGEPETRLECILNNNKNSDFCAPLTSFDWNEVDPNLIGTSSIDTTCTIWGLETTQIVGRINSVAGHVKTQLIAHDKEVYDIAFSRAGGGRDMFASVGADGSVRMFDLRHLEHSTIIYEDPQHSPLLRLAWNKQDPNYLATVAMDACEVIILDVRVPCTPVARLNNHRACVNGIAWAPHSSCHICTAGDDHQALIWDIQQMPRAIEDPILAYTAAEGEINQIQWGATQPDWIAICYNKSLEILRV; from the exons ATGGCAGTTCATGGGTCAACACCCAAGCGTAAAGAAATTTACAAACATGAGGCGCCATGGCCGCTGTACAGTATGAACTGGTCTGTGCGGCCCGATAAACGATTTCG CCTGGCGATTGGGAGCTTTGTAGAGGAATACAATAACAAAGTACAAATTGTGTCATTAGATGAAGAAGTATCGGAATTCAGTCCTAAGAGCACATTTGATCATCCGTATCCAACGACCAAAATTATGTGGATTCCTGATAGT AAAGGAGTATTTCCCGATTTATTAGCTACAAGTGGTGATTATTTACGAATCTGGAGAGCAGGTGAACCAGAAACAAGACTGGAATGCATTCTTAATAAT aaCAAGAATTCAGACTTTTGTGCCCCGTTAACCTCATTTGACTGGAATGAAGTCGATCCAAACTTAATTGGTACATCAAGTATAGATACCACATGTACAATTTGGGGTCTTGAAACAACTCAG attgttGGACGAATTAATTCTGTTGCTGGGCATGTGAAGACTCAACTTATTGCCCATGATAAAGAAGTGTATGATATAGCATTTAGTCGTGCTGGAGGTGGCCGTGATATGTTTGCTTCAGTTG gGGCTGATGGTTCAGTTAGAATGTTTGATCTGCGGCATTTGGAACATtctacaataatttatgaagaTCCTCAGCACTCACCATTACTTAGGCTCGCATGGAACAAGCAAGATCCCAATTATCTTGCTACAGTTGCTATGGATGCATGCgaa GTTATTATATTGGATGTCAGAGTGCCTTGTACACCTGTGGCTAGATTAAACAATCATAGGGCATGTGTTAATGGAATTGCATGGGCTCCACATTCGTCTTGCCATATATGCACTGCTG GCGATGATCACCAGGCCCTTATATGGGATATCCAACAAATGCCTAGGGCCATTGAAGATCCAATCCTAGCATATACCGCTGCAGAAGGTGAAATCAATCAAATTCAATGGGGTGCCACTCAACCAGACTGGATCGCCATTTGTTACAACAAGTCGTTGGAAATATTACGAGTGTAG